A single region of the Brassica rapa cultivar Chiifu-401-42 chromosome A03, CAAS_Brap_v3.01, whole genome shotgun sequence genome encodes:
- the LOC103860908 gene encoding 60S ribosomal protein L15-1: MGAYKYVSELWRKKQSDVMRFVQRVRCWEYRQQPSIVRLVRPTRPDKARRLGYKAKQGFVVYRVRVRRGGRKRPVPKGIVYGKPTNQGVTQLKFQRSKRSVAEERAGRKLGGLRVVNSYWLNEDSTYKYYEIILVDPAHNAVRNDPRINWICNPVHKHRELRGLTSEGKKNRGLRGKGHRNHKNRPSRRATWKKNNSLSLRRYR; the protein is encoded by the exons ATGG gAGCGTACAAGTATGTATCAGAGCTATGGAGGAAGAAGCAGTCGGATGTGATGAGGTTTGTGCAGAGGGTTAGGTGCTGGGAGTATCGCCAGCAGCCTTCCATTGTCCGTCTCGTCAGGCCTACTCGTCCCGACAAAGCCCGTCGTCTCGGCTACAAGGCCAAGCAg GGGTTTGTTGTTTACCGTGTTCGTGTGAGACGTGGAGGTCGCAAGAGGCCTGTTCCCAAGGGTATTGTGTATGGTAAACCCACTAACCAGGGAGTGACACAGCTCAAATTCCAGCGCAGTAAGAGGTCTGTTGCTGAGGAACGTGCTGGTCGCAAACTTGGCGGCCTCAGGGTCGTTAACTCCTACTGGCTCAATGAG GACTCTACCTACAAGTACTACGAGATTATTCTTGTGGACCCTGCACACAATGCTGTCCGAAATGATCCAAGGATCAACTGGATCTGCAACCCAGTGCACAAACACAGAGAACTGAGAGGGCTCACCTCAGAGGGAAAGAAGAATCGTGGTCTTCGTGGAAAGGGTCACAGAAACCACAAGAACAGACCTTCCCGCAGGGCTACTTGGAAGAAGAACAACTCCCTCTCTCTCCGTCGTTACCGGTGA
- the LOC103860910 gene encoding MATH domain and coiled-coil domain-containing protein At3g58210, translating to MGDDIKFTWVIKNFSSLESKKSYSDQVVGSGCKWSLMAYPGENSKASTLCLAIWVNDGPNVRSGWSEHAKLSCTIVNKNPEKVSQMEETYCAERTKWGFRFISIIPLSELEDENGGFIVNGEVKIVVELEIFVLVKQTLNNTKLNDKGDLVDVNGFQVLPSQVTFARRIFEKHSDVALVLRAKNKHLRTACMNVLLCLIETLCLGPGELSSEDLVEADNALAYVKNAGFKVDWLEKKLTKVKENKKMVHIGETRMRELEEELKNLKQKSLEV from the exons ATGGGGGATGACATCAAGTTCACTTGGGTGATAAAAAATTTCTCATCTTTGGAATCTAAGAAAAGTTATTCTGATCAAGTCGTCGGTAGTGGCTGCAAATG GAGTCTCATGGCCTACCCCGGTGAAAATAGTAAGGCTAGTACACTGTGTCTGGCTATTTGGGTTAATGATGGTCCAAATGTGCGTTCTGGGTGGAGTGAACACGCAAAACTTTCATGCACTATTGTTAATAAAAATCCAGAAAAGGTCTCTCAAATGGAAG AAACATATTGCGCGGAACGCACAAAGTGGGGATTTAGATTTATATCTATAATTCCCCTTAGCGAGCTGGAGGACGAAAATGGTGGGTTTATTGTTAATGGAGAAGTCAAGATTGTTGTGGAGTTAGAGATTTTTGTGTTGGTAAAACAAACTCTGAATAATACAAAGCTGAATGATAAAGGTGATTTGGTAGATGTCAATGGGTTTCAAGTTCTTCCTTCACAG GTAACATTTGCGAGGCGTATTTTTGAAAAACACTCTGACGTTGCACTAGTACTCCGTGCAAAGAACAAACATCTGAGGACAGCATGCATGAATGTCCTACTTTGCCTGATCGAAACATTATGCCTGGGACCTGGGGAGCTTTCCAGTGAAGATCTGGTGGAAGCAGATAATGCACTTGCATACGTTAAAAATGCGGGGTTTAAGGTGGATTGGTTGGAGAAGAAGCTCACGAAAGTGAAGGAAAATAAGAAGATGGTGCATATTGGTGAGACTCGTATGCGAGAGTTGGAGGAAGAACTGAAAAACCTTAAGCAAAAGAGCTTGGAGGTCTAA
- the LOC103860911 gene encoding transcription factor KUA1 isoform X2 encodes MTRRCSHCNQNGHNSRTCPNRGVKLFGVRLTEGSIRKSASMGNLSHHSGSGLSGLVSGSPGDGPDHDGYASEDFVPGSSSSRERKKGNPWREEEHRMFLLGLQKLGKGDWRGISRNYVKTRTPTQVASHAQKYFIRQSNVSRRKRRSSLFDIVPDEIMDSQEMEAEDIPMQGSDSVPAPLILETEECESMKSTNSSGDEPPEDTIQTQLQVQPTPGSFPVLYPAYFSPFYSFPFPVWPAAPVYVTEQVKEETHEILRPTAVHSKAAPINVDQLLGMSKLSLKESSLNGVSEQSLSLKLIGGSVSRQSAFHPNPASGGGSDMNTVIHAV; translated from the exons ATGACTCGCCGCTGCTCTCACTGCAACCAAAACGGACACAACTCACGCACATGTCCGAATCGTGGTGTTAAGCTCTTCGGTGTTCGTCTCACCGAAGGCTCGATACGCAAAAGTGCCAGTATGGGTAATCTCAGCCACCACTCGGGTTCAGGATTGAGTGGACTCGTGTCGGGCTCTCCCGGTGATGGCCCTGACCACGACGGTTACGCCTCCGAGGATTTTGTTCCCGGCTCATCCTCTAGCCGTGAGAGGAAGAAAG GGAATCCATGGAGGGAAGAGGAGCATAGGATGTTCTTGTTGGGTCTACAGAAGCTGGGGAAAGGTGATTGGAGAGGTATCTCCAGGAACTATGTGAAGACGAGGACACCTACTCAAGTTGCAAGTCACGCTCAGAAGTATTTCATCAGACAGTCCAATGTCTCTCGCCGCAAGAGACGTTCTAGTCTCTTTGATATTGTTCCTGATGAG ATAATGGATTCTCAAGAGATGGAAGCTGAGGACATTCCAATGCAGGGCAGTGACTCTGTTCCGGCACCGTTGATCCTGGAGACGGAAGAGTGTGAGTCAATGAAATCCACCAACTCTAGTGGTGATGAGCCACCA GAAGACACCATCCAAACGCAGCTACAAGTACAACCAACTCCTGGTTCATTCCCTGTGCTGTATCCGGCTTACTTCTCACCATTCTACTCATTCCCCTTCCCGGTATGGCCTGCTGCGCCGGTGTATGTTACCGAGCAGGTGAAGGAGGAGACTCACGAGATTCTCAGGCCAACAGCTGTGCACTCAAAAGCTGCTCCGATTAATGTTGATCAACTTCTTGGTATGTCTAAGCTCAGCCTCAAGGAGTCTAGCCTAAACGGTGTATCAGAACAGTCTCTTTCATTGAAACTCATTGGAGGTTCGGTTTCAAGGCAATCAGCGTTTCATCCAAATCCAGCTAGTGGTGGTGGTTCGGACATGAACACCGTGATTCATGCTGTCTAA
- the LOC103860911 gene encoding transcription factor KUA1 isoform X1: MTRRCSHCNQNGHNSRTCPNRGVKLFGVRLTEGSIRKSASMGNLSHHSGSGLSGLVSGSPGDGPDHDGYASEDFVPGSSSSRERKKGNPWREEEHRMFLLGLQKLGKGDWRGISRNYVKTRTPTQVASHAQKYFIRQSNVSRRKRRSSLFDIVPDEIMDSQEMEAEDIPMQGSDSVPAPLILETEECESMKSTNSSGDEPPTVTASASFGSEDTIQTQLQVQPTPGSFPVLYPAYFSPFYSFPFPVWPAAPVYVTEQVKEETHEILRPTAVHSKAAPINVDQLLGMSKLSLKESSLNGVSEQSLSLKLIGGSVSRQSAFHPNPASGGGSDMNTVIHAV, encoded by the exons ATGACTCGCCGCTGCTCTCACTGCAACCAAAACGGACACAACTCACGCACATGTCCGAATCGTGGTGTTAAGCTCTTCGGTGTTCGTCTCACCGAAGGCTCGATACGCAAAAGTGCCAGTATGGGTAATCTCAGCCACCACTCGGGTTCAGGATTGAGTGGACTCGTGTCGGGCTCTCCCGGTGATGGCCCTGACCACGACGGTTACGCCTCCGAGGATTTTGTTCCCGGCTCATCCTCTAGCCGTGAGAGGAAGAAAG GGAATCCATGGAGGGAAGAGGAGCATAGGATGTTCTTGTTGGGTCTACAGAAGCTGGGGAAAGGTGATTGGAGAGGTATCTCCAGGAACTATGTGAAGACGAGGACACCTACTCAAGTTGCAAGTCACGCTCAGAAGTATTTCATCAGACAGTCCAATGTCTCTCGCCGCAAGAGACGTTCTAGTCTCTTTGATATTGTTCCTGATGAG ATAATGGATTCTCAAGAGATGGAAGCTGAGGACATTCCAATGCAGGGCAGTGACTCTGTTCCGGCACCGTTGATCCTGGAGACGGAAGAGTGTGAGTCAATGAAATCCACCAACTCTAGTGGTGATGAGCCACCAACTGTGACGGCCTCTGCTTCTTTCGGATCGGAAGACACCATCCAAACGCAGCTACAAGTACAACCAACTCCTGGTTCATTCCCTGTGCTGTATCCGGCTTACTTCTCACCATTCTACTCATTCCCCTTCCCGGTATGGCCTGCTGCGCCGGTGTATGTTACCGAGCAGGTGAAGGAGGAGACTCACGAGATTCTCAGGCCAACAGCTGTGCACTCAAAAGCTGCTCCGATTAATGTTGATCAACTTCTTGGTATGTCTAAGCTCAGCCTCAAGGAGTCTAGCCTAAACGGTGTATCAGAACAGTCTCTTTCATTGAAACTCATTGGAGGTTCGGTTTCAAGGCAATCAGCGTTTCATCCAAATCCAGCTAGTGGTGGTGGTTCGGACATGAACACCGTGATTCATGCTGTCTAA
- the LOC103860912 gene encoding uncharacterized protein LOC103860912, with amino-acid sequence MHPPLLSSPLRKSPWSFLDLSLSLSLSSAFFFSFLGFLISLPLQISSPMSTSPAHMKKSLHGFSSPLTLGPQVSAAVTDVDPKSDPSPETPPVSNRTVASRSSRQPRLSFSSLAPSSERDHHKKAKSDENPPRREEAPASAEEEDEKRKWNLRPRKACGGSKKGNGAVPAEACGGGGASEAKSQKPVAAVVEAKSNRQRGIPAESPGLGGGGGGGVEAKNENHRLWVALSRDEIEEDVFSMSGNRPSRRPRKRTKTLQKHLDVIFPGLCLVGMNADCFRVSTSPAKR; translated from the exons ATGCACCctcctctcctctcctctcctctccgTAAATCGCCTTGGTCCTTtctagatctctctctctctctctctctctcctctgctTTCTTCTTTAGCTTCTTAGGGTTTTTGATCTCTTTGCCGTTACAAATCTCCTCCCCAATGTCTACTTCGCCGGCGCATATGAAGAAGTCTCTCCACGGCTTCTCTTCTCCCCTCACCCTTGGACCTCAAGTCTCTGCAGCTGTCACTGACGTCGACCCCAAATCGGACCCATCGCCGGAGACGCCCCCCGTTTCCAACCGAACCGTCGCGTCGCGATCGTCTCGCCAGCCGCGCCTCTCCTTCTCCTCACTCGCTCCGTCGTCCGAGCGCGATCACCATAAGAAGGCGAAGTCCGACGAGAATCCGCCGCGGAGAGAGGAAGCTCCGGCgtcggcggaggaggaggatgagaaGAGGAAGTGGAATCTGCGGCCGAGGAAGGCTTGCGGCGGTTCGAAGAAGGGGAACGGCGCGGTCCCCGCGGAGGCGTGCGGCGGAGGAGGAGCTTCGGAGGCGAAGAGTCAGAAACCAGTCGCGGCGGTGGTGGAGGCGAAATCGAACAGGCAGAGAGGGATTCCGGCGGAGTCTCCCGGGTtaggcggcggcggcggcggggGCGTGGAGGCGAAGAACGAGAATCACAGGCTATGGGTGGCTCTGTCTCGTGACGAGATCGAGGAAGACGTGTTCAGCATGAGTGGGAACAGGCCTTCTCGTCGACCTCGGAAGAGGACCAAGACCTTGCAGAAACATCTCGAT GTTATCTTCCCTGGCTTGTGTCTTGTGGGCATGAATGCTGATTGCTTCAGAGTATCCACTTCTCCCGCTAAG CGATGA